From the Chiroxiphia lanceolata isolate bChiLan1 chromosome Z, bChiLan1.pri, whole genome shotgun sequence genome, one window contains:
- the DNAJC25 gene encoding dnaJ homolog subfamily C member 25, giving the protein MAALRGPGGPWVLCLCLCAALLPRPARGLTDGLYCGRRVCYEVLGVSRQASKAEIARAYRQLARQYHPDRYRGEPPGGGAGGAQAAHEKFLLIATAYETLKDEETRKDYDYMLDHPEEYYRHYYHYYSRRLAPKVDVRIVILVTVCAISVFQFFSWWSSYNEAINYLATVPKYRIQATEIARQQGLLNKTKEKGKNRRSKEEIREEEEEIIKDIIKNKIDIKGGYQKPKIYDILLFQILLAPFYLCKYVVWYCWWIYCFTIKGQEYGVEEKLYIIRRYMKMSQSQFDSLEDHQKETFLERQLWIRENYEVYKREQEEELKKKMAMDPRWKRYRRWMKNEGPGRLTFIDD; this is encoded by the exons ATGGCGGCGTTGCGGGGCCCGGGCGGGCCGTGggtgctgtgcctgtgcctgtgcGCGGCGCTGCTGCCGCGGCCGGCGCGGGGCCTCACCGACGGGCTCTACTGCGGCCGCCGCGTCTGCTACGAGGTGTTGGGCGTCAGCCGGCAGGCCAGCAAGGCGGAGATCGCCCGCGCCTACCGGCAGCTGGCCCGGCAGTACCACCCCGACCGGTACCGCGGGGAGCccccgggcggcggggccggcggcgcgCAGGCGGCACACGAGAAGTTCCTGCTCATCGCCACCGCCTACGAGACCCTCAAG GATGAAGAAACACGTAAAGATTATGACTACATGCTGGATCATCCTGAAGAGTATTACAGACATTATTACCACTACTACAGCAGGAGATTGGCACCTAAAGTGGATGTCAGAATAGTGATCCTAGTTACCGTGTGTGCCATCTCTGTGTTTCAG TTCTTCAGCTGGTGGAGTAGTTACAATGAAGCTATCAACTACTTAGCTACTGTACCAAAATACCGTATACAAGCCACTGAGATTGCTAGACAACAAGGTTTACTCAACAAGActaaagaaaaagggaagaacaggCGATCTAAAGAAGAAATTcgtgaagaagaggaagaaattatcaaagacattattaaaaataaaatagatataaaGGGTGGTTATCAGAAGCCCAAGATATATGATATCCTTCTATTTCAGATCCTTCTTGCTCCTTTTTATTTGTGCAAATATGTGGTTTGGTACTGTTGGTGGATTTATTGTTTCACTATTAAAGGGCAAGAGTATGGTGTGGAAGAGAAGCTGTATATCATACGAAGGTACATGAAAATGTCTCAGTCTCAGTTTGACAGCTTAGAAGATCATCAAAAAGAGACCTTTCTTGAACGGCAGCTGTGGATACGAGAAAACTATGAG GTCTATAAACGAGAACAAGAGGAGGAGTTAAAGAAGAAGATGGCCATGGATCCCCGATGGAAGAGATATCGGCGGTGGATGAAAAATGAAGGACCTGGAAGACTGACTTTTATTGATGATTAA